One window from the genome of Streptomyces sp. NBC_00287 encodes:
- a CDS encoding DUF692 domain-containing protein gives MERLGTGIGWRPEIAEAVERMPGIDWVEVVAENVCPGHFPDSLLRLRERGITVVPHGVSLGLGGADRPDEGRLTALAERAEALGSPLVTEHIAFVRAGGPLTASPRLEAGHLLPVPRTRDALDVLCENIRIAQDALPVPLAVENIAALISWPGEEMTEGQFLYELADRTGVRLLIDVANLHTNHVNRGEDPAEALAELPLEAIAYVHVAGGFERDGVWHDSHAHPVPRPVLDILTDLAARVAPPGVLLERDENFPEPAELERELAEIRAAVEKSGQEPTPGGTAPATTPEPASASARERLALAQTALLSALVAGTPVPEGFDRTRLGVQARALAGKRADVVAKVAPELPVILGPRYRPTFLAYAQRNPMTSGYRHDALDFAGQLLDVPSKLDPLARRRLSQWRLERSGPAPRSHSRLARIRRTLTRR, from the coding sequence ATGGAGCGACTGGGTACGGGGATCGGGTGGCGGCCGGAGATCGCGGAGGCCGTGGAGCGGATGCCGGGCATCGACTGGGTCGAGGTCGTCGCCGAGAATGTCTGTCCGGGGCATTTTCCCGACTCGCTGCTGCGGCTGCGCGAGCGCGGCATCACCGTCGTCCCGCACGGTGTCTCGCTCGGGCTCGGCGGCGCCGACCGGCCCGACGAGGGACGGCTGACCGCTCTTGCCGAGCGGGCCGAGGCGCTGGGCTCGCCGCTGGTCACCGAGCACATCGCGTTCGTGCGGGCGGGCGGCCCGCTCACCGCGTCGCCGCGTCTGGAGGCGGGCCATCTGCTGCCCGTCCCGCGCACCCGGGACGCGCTCGACGTGCTGTGCGAGAACATCCGTATCGCCCAGGACGCGCTCCCCGTGCCGCTCGCCGTCGAGAACATCGCCGCGCTGATCTCCTGGCCCGGCGAGGAGATGACCGAGGGACAGTTCCTGTACGAGCTGGCCGACCGCACCGGAGTGCGGCTGCTCATCGATGTCGCCAACCTGCACACCAACCACGTCAACCGGGGCGAGGACCCGGCCGAGGCGCTCGCCGAACTTCCCCTGGAGGCCATCGCGTACGTCCATGTCGCGGGCGGCTTCGAGCGGGACGGCGTCTGGCACGACAGCCACGCCCACCCGGTCCCGCGGCCGGTCCTCGACATCCTCACCGACCTCGCCGCCCGGGTCGCACCGCCCGGAGTCCTGCTGGAACGCGACGAGAACTTCCCCGAACCGGCCGAGCTGGAGCGGGAGTTGGCCGAGATCCGGGCGGCCGTCGAGAAGAGCGGCCAGGAGCCGACGCCAGGCGGCACCGCACCGGCCACCACGCCGGAGCCGGCCTCCGCCTCCGCCCGCGAACGCCTCGCCCTCGCCCAGACCGCGCTGCTCTCCGCGCTCGTCGCCGGCACGCCCGTACCGGAGGGATTCGACCGGACGCGTCTCGGCGTACAGGCACGGGCGCTCGCCGGGAAGCGGGCGGATGTCGTGGCGAAGGTCGCGCCCGAACTGCCCGTGATCCTCGGCCCGCGGTACCGTCCCACTTTCCTCGCCTACGCCCAGCGCAACCCCATGACCAGCGGCTACCGGCATGACGCGCTCGACTTCGCGGGTCAACTGCTGGACGTTCCCAGCAAGTTGGACCCGCTCGCAAGGAGGCGGCTGAGCCAGTGGCGGCTGGAGCGCTCGGGCCCGGCCCCGCGCTCGCACTCGCGTCTGGCGCGGATACGGCGGACTTTGACCCGCCGGTGA
- a CDS encoding peptidyl-tRNA hydrolase, translating to MSHEPTPARDLAPQFVLPLVVRIERGAPPARTDALETAARAVLVLLGDSRAVGDGEWAAAVRDWQDARIRKVVRRARGAEWRRAEALPGITVTGKAAEVRVFPPVPLDGWPKELAKLQVSGTDLDDPEPPMGADPAAPVLWLNPDLDMSAGKAMAQAGHGAQLAWWALSDEERTAWREAGFQLAVRTADPARWEELTTSGLPVVRDAGFTEIAPGSCTVVADHPALR from the coding sequence GTGAGCCATGAACCCACCCCCGCCCGTGATCTTGCCCCCCAGTTCGTCCTGCCGCTCGTCGTCCGGATCGAGCGCGGCGCTCCGCCCGCCCGTACCGACGCTCTGGAGACCGCGGCCCGTGCCGTGCTGGTGTTGCTCGGCGACTCGCGGGCCGTCGGGGACGGGGAGTGGGCCGCGGCTGTGCGGGACTGGCAGGATGCGCGGATTCGTAAGGTCGTACGGCGGGCTCGGGGCGCCGAGTGGCGGCGGGCCGAGGCGCTGCCGGGGATCACCGTGACCGGTAAGGCCGCCGAGGTACGCGTGTTTCCGCCCGTCCCCCTCGACGGCTGGCCCAAGGAACTCGCCAAGCTCCAGGTCTCCGGCACCGACCTCGACGACCCGGAGCCGCCGATGGGGGCGGATCCGGCGGCGCCCGTGCTGTGGCTCAACCCCGACCTCGACATGTCGGCCGGCAAGGCAATGGCCCAGGCCGGGCACGGTGCCCAGCTCGCCTGGTGGGCGCTCTCCGACGAGGAGCGCACCGCCTGGCGCGAGGCCGGCTTCCAGCTCGCCGTGCGGACGGCCGACCCCGCGCGCTGGGAGGAGCTCACGACCAGCGGCCTTCCCGTCGTACGGGACGCGGGCTTCACCGAGATCGCCCCCGGCTCCTGCACGGTCGTGGCCGACCACCCCGCCCTGCGCTAG
- a CDS encoding ABC transporter ATP-binding protein: MQRDLRLDNVGRRYGLRGPWVLRGVHLTVTPGNLIRVEGPNGTGKSTLLRLLAGIDAPTEGRITGRPRTAYVPERFPTALPFTALGYLTHLGTVHGLSRTSAKRAAGDWLERFGATAYARTPMAQLSKGSSQKVAVAQALLADPELLVLDEAWTGLDEDARAELERAVAERTAVGASVVFVDHDPRRLAGVPDVICTVRDGGINRRTEQPTSQATGAQTVVVAQGPRGGALPTETAGLPLTSLEETTAGTYRITVPASHSDVLLRALLTSRPPWHVVAVGREETS; encoded by the coding sequence ATGCAACGCGATCTTCGTCTGGACAACGTAGGCCGCCGCTACGGCCTACGCGGCCCGTGGGTGTTACGAGGCGTCCACCTCACCGTGACCCCCGGAAATCTCATCCGCGTCGAAGGACCGAACGGCACCGGAAAGTCCACCCTCCTACGCCTGCTCGCCGGCATCGACGCCCCGACAGAGGGTCGCATCACAGGTCGCCCAAGAACCGCCTACGTCCCCGAACGCTTCCCCACAGCCCTCCCCTTCACGGCCCTCGGCTACCTCACCCACCTCGGCACCGTCCACGGCCTCTCCCGTACATCGGCCAAGCGCGCCGCAGGCGACTGGCTGGAGCGATTCGGCGCCACCGCCTACGCCCGTACCCCCATGGCTCAGCTCTCCAAGGGCAGCAGCCAGAAGGTCGCCGTGGCCCAGGCCCTGCTCGCCGACCCGGAACTCCTCGTTCTCGACGAGGCCTGGACCGGCCTGGACGAGGACGCCCGCGCCGAACTGGAGCGTGCGGTGGCCGAACGCACCGCCGTCGGCGCCTCCGTGGTCTTCGTCGACCACGACCCGCGCCGACTGGCCGGGGTCCCGGACGTGATCTGCACGGTCCGGGACGGCGGCATCAACCGCCGTACGGAACAACCGACGTCGCAGGCCACAGGAGCCCAGACCGTCGTAGTCGCTCAGGGCCCAAGAGGCGGGGCACTGCCCACCGAGACGGCCGGACTTCCCCTCACGTCCCTCGAAGAGACAACCGCGGGCACGTACCGCATCACCGTCCCCGCGTCCCACTCCGACGTCCTGCTCCGCGCGCTGCTGACGTCCCGCCCGCCCTGGCACGTGGTGGCCGTGGGCCGTGAGGAGACCTCATGA
- a CDS encoding ABC transporter — translation MTALFRYQTALLISSQRWLPPFILYAVFLAVGVQSGQPILDSLGYAAAALLPVAAWLVRICVTNEPAAARSCVSAAVGPGRAHMAPLLVALTAAATLGALATVVVTLISDPTTADHQTTVPRLPAAASGLLAALVCALLGTAVGALTTWPLLRSTGRAVPAMLLTALLSVVVTGSPAQAAVSGLVTGSRSGTVPLPLLPLTGAALFTAVATALACALSSRRSP, via the coding sequence ATGACGGCACTGTTCCGCTACCAGACCGCCCTGCTCATCAGCTCCCAGCGCTGGCTGCCGCCGTTCATCCTGTACGCCGTGTTCCTGGCCGTGGGTGTCCAGAGCGGCCAGCCGATACTCGACTCGCTCGGCTACGCGGCCGCAGCCCTGCTCCCGGTCGCCGCCTGGCTGGTACGGATCTGCGTCACCAACGAGCCCGCCGCGGCCCGGAGTTGCGTATCCGCGGCCGTAGGACCGGGACGAGCGCACATGGCACCCCTGCTGGTGGCGCTGACGGCTGCGGCGACCCTGGGCGCGCTGGCGACCGTCGTAGTGACGCTCATCAGCGACCCCACCACCGCGGACCACCAAACCACCGTGCCCCGCCTCCCGGCCGCCGCATCCGGGCTGCTCGCCGCGCTGGTCTGCGCTCTGCTCGGCACGGCCGTGGGCGCGCTGACGACCTGGCCGCTGCTGCGCTCGACCGGCCGTGCGGTTCCGGCGATGTTGCTGACGGCGCTGCTGTCCGTGGTGGTGACCGGTTCCCCGGCGCAGGCGGCGGTCAGCGGACTGGTCACCGGCTCCCGCTCGGGCACGGTCCCGCTGCCCTTGCTGCCACTGACCGGGGCGGCCCTGTTCACGGCCGTGGCCACCGCCCTGGCCTGCGCGCTCAGCTCCCGCAGATCACCCTGA
- a CDS encoding polysaccharide deacetylase family protein — protein MITHVRSITAICVLGAALAACGAPQAPRPARPAPSATSVAPSKPPTLAPGPAGVTPVFKNGSRSVEKTVALTFDADMTADQGPRAAAGERFDNPGLIAALRELDVPATVFMTGRWAEEYPAQARGIGRDPLFEVANHSYSHYAFTEDCYGLPTVSGDRMRADVERAYAAFRKAGVPDAMPYFRFPGGCYDRRALKALTPAGVTAVQWDVVSGDAFATDADAVARQVLDGVRPGSVVVMHCTRSAAPTTEQAVRTIVPELRRQGFRFVKVSELIGAARDRR, from the coding sequence GTGATCACTCATGTACGCAGCATCACCGCCATCTGTGTCCTGGGCGCCGCACTCGCCGCCTGCGGCGCCCCCCAGGCCCCCCGCCCCGCTCGTCCGGCGCCTTCCGCGACCTCCGTGGCCCCGTCGAAGCCTCCGACGCTCGCGCCGGGGCCCGCCGGGGTCACGCCCGTGTTCAAGAACGGGTCTCGGAGCGTGGAGAAAACCGTCGCGCTCACCTTCGACGCCGATATGACCGCCGATCAGGGGCCGAGGGCGGCGGCAGGTGAGCGGTTCGACAATCCGGGGCTCATCGCCGCGCTGCGGGAGCTGGATGTGCCCGCGACCGTGTTCATGACCGGGCGGTGGGCCGAGGAGTATCCCGCGCAGGCTCGGGGCATCGGGCGGGATCCGTTGTTCGAGGTGGCCAATCACTCCTACAGCCACTACGCCTTCACCGAGGACTGCTACGGGCTGCCGACCGTCTCCGGGGACCGGATGCGGGCGGACGTGGAGCGGGCGTACGCGGCCTTCCGGAAGGCGGGCGTGCCGGATGCGATGCCGTACTTCCGCTTTCCCGGTGGCTGTTACGACCGGCGTGCGCTGAAGGCGTTGACCCCGGCGGGAGTGACCGCCGTGCAGTGGGACGTGGTGAGCGGAGACGCCTTCGCCACCGATGCCGATGCCGTGGCCCGGCAGGTGCTGGACGGGGTGCGGCCGGGCTCGGTCGTCGTCATGCACTGCACCCGCAGCGCCGCCCCCACCACTGAACAGGCCGTCCGCACGATCGTGCCCGAGCTGCGGCGCCAGGGCTTCCGGTTCGTGAAGGTGTCCGAGCTGATCGGGGCCGCCCGTGACCGGCGGTGA
- a CDS encoding PhoX family protein: MPEYGFQSRRQMLARTSALGVSIAFAGNLSELFAGTAAAQNLGHTGYGPLVPDPNGLLDLPEGFRYRVLSREGDPLRSGEGKVPSNHDGMTALPGRHGRVHLVRNHENRNTAKLPVPTVKGLTYDPEGKGGCTTLTLDAHGKVLAEWVAIAGTAVNCAGGPTPWGTWLTCEETEDKAGTNGYTKDHGFIFEVNPANPHRSGAVPLTAMGRFQHEAVAVDPRRGIVYETEDAFQKPFGLFYRFLPNEPLRGGGSLRAGGRLQAMRVPDVPDLSSIQEPGATFEHIEWVDVPDPLATETPIRLQDFGPRGITHAQKLEGCYWGGRSVYFVSSFARSAEGSAADHYGQIWRYDPEHRRLTLVIFFGPDTDVQLPGESPDNICLAPSGGLMVCEDGNGAQHVYGVTRQGEVYTMARNAQNIGTPEEPEWGEFAGVTFSPDGETMYVNCYTPGTTFAVTGPWRR, translated from the coding sequence CTGAGCGAACTCTTCGCGGGCACCGCCGCCGCGCAGAACCTGGGCCACACGGGCTACGGCCCCCTCGTCCCCGACCCGAACGGCCTCCTCGACCTGCCGGAAGGTTTCCGCTATCGGGTCCTGTCCCGCGAGGGTGACCCCCTGCGCTCGGGAGAAGGCAAGGTCCCCTCCAATCACGACGGCATGACCGCCCTCCCGGGCCGCCACGGCAGAGTCCACCTGGTCCGCAACCACGAGAACCGCAACACCGCGAAGCTCCCCGTCCCGACGGTCAAGGGCCTGACGTACGACCCCGAGGGCAAGGGCGGCTGCACGACGCTGACCCTGGACGCCCACGGCAAGGTCCTGGCCGAATGGGTCGCGATCGCCGGTACGGCGGTCAACTGCGCGGGCGGGCCCACACCTTGGGGCACCTGGCTGACCTGCGAGGAGACCGAGGACAAGGCAGGCACCAACGGCTACACGAAGGACCACGGCTTCATCTTCGAGGTGAACCCGGCGAACCCGCACCGCAGCGGCGCGGTACCCCTGACGGCAATGGGCCGCTTCCAGCACGAGGCGGTGGCGGTGGACCCGAGGCGAGGCATCGTCTACGAGACCGAGGACGCCTTCCAGAAACCCTTCGGCCTGTTCTACCGCTTCCTCCCCAACGAGCCGTTGCGCGGCGGAGGTTCCCTGCGCGCGGGCGGCCGCCTTCAGGCGATGCGCGTGCCGGACGTACCGGACCTGTCCTCGATCCAGGAACCGGGAGCGACCTTCGAGCACATCGAGTGGGTGGACGTACCGGACCCCCTGGCCACCGAAACCCCCATCCGCCTCCAGGACTTCGGCCCCCGCGGCATCACCCACGCCCAGAAGCTGGAGGGCTGCTACTGGGGCGGCCGCTCGGTCTACTTCGTCTCGTCCTTCGCCCGCAGCGCCGAGGGCTCGGCAGCCGACCACTACGGCCAGATCTGGCGCTACGACCCGGAGCACCGCCGCCTCACCCTGGTGATCTTCTTCGGCCCCGACACGGACGTCCAGCTCCCCGGCGAATCCCCCGACAACATCTGCCTGGCCCCCTCCGGCGGCCTCATGGTCTGCGAGGACGGCAACGGCGCCCAGCACGTCTACGGCGTCACCCGCCAAGGCGAGGTCTACACGATGGCCCGCAACGCCCAGAACATCGGCACCCCCGAGGAACCGGAGTGGGGCGAGTTCGCCGGCGTCACCTTCTCCCCCGACGGCGAGACGATGTACGTCAACTGCTACACCCCGGGCACTACGTTCGCGGTGACGGGGCCCTGGCGCCGCTGA